The following coding sequences lie in one Arachis ipaensis cultivar K30076 chromosome B03, Araip1.1, whole genome shotgun sequence genomic window:
- the LOC107628815 gene encoding auxin-induced protein 15A-like, with the protein MGFRLPGIVRKASFTSSSKAMEIPKGYLAVYVGEKMKRFVIPISYLNQPSFQDLLSQAEEEFGYDHPMGGLTIPCEENMFLDITSRLS; encoded by the coding sequence ATGGGTTTTCGGTTACCCGGTATTGTAAGAAAGGCATCATTTACTTCATCTTCAAAAGCTATGGAAATTCCAAAAGGTTATCTTGCAGTTTATGTTGGAGAGAAAATGAAGCGGTTTGTGATCCCCATATCATACTTGAACCAGCCTTCATTTCAAGACTTGCTAAGTCAAGCTGAGGAAGAATTTGGTTATGATCATCCAATGGGTGGCCTCACAATTCCTTGTGAAGAAAATATGTTCTTAGATATCACTTCTCGCTTGAGTTGA